In the genome of Halosolutus amylolyticus, the window ATCCGGCACCCACTGCTGTTCGTGCAACCGTTGCAAGACTACACAGGGGTGCTCGAAGAGAGTTCTCCGAATGGAATCCTTCTCCCCCTGCGATCGTCCTCTTTTGGGACGGTCGAAGCGAGCGTCACCACCGACAGAGGGGGCACGCTATGCTGCGCGATCGCCGAACCCCATCGCTGGCCGAGACGTTCACCGAAACTACCTGTACTCGCTACCGATCGCGCACCCGCGATGCTTATTAGTTCCCGGTCGACACCTTCGAACGTGCCAGAACCCGTCGAAACCACGAATCCCGACGGCGTCGACTACGGCTGGGTGATGCAGGTCACCTTCGTCACGACCATCATCGTCGGCGCGCCGATCGTCACACTCCTCTCGACCACCGCCGACCTGCCGACGTGGGGCGCGCGGGCCGAGTTCGCCGTCCGCGTCGGGGCCGTCGTCTGGCTGGTCGTCGCGCTCTCCGTGTTCGCGTACGCGAAGCGCCACCAGTCCGACTGACGTCCCGAGTGCCGATGCTCGTTTCTTCGCGGCTGGCCCGTGCTAGACGCCCGAGGGCCCGTCTCCCACGTATTCGAACGCGACCCCGGCCCTGTCGGCCGTCCGTTCGTCGGTCGCCGAGTCGCCGATAAAGAGCGTCCGATCGGGCGCGACGTCGAGTTCGGCCACTGCCTTGAGCAGCGGTTCCGGATGGGGTTTCTGGTTCGAGACCGTGTCCCGGCCGACGACGACGTCGACGCCGTCCGTGAGGTCGTGTTCGTCGAGCGCGATCCGACAGGCCGCCTCGCAGTTGAGCGAGCAGACGCCGATTTGCGTCTCTCGATCGGGCAGTTCGTCCGCCCGGGGGAGCCGGCGTGAACGCCGGGCACCTGCCCGCTCGTACTCCGCGATCGCGGCCTCGACGTCGTCGGCGACGTCCAGTTCGCTGGCGGCCTCGAGCATGTCCCACAGGCCGTTCCCCGGCGGTTCGAGATCGGCAGCGTGGTAGACTCCACGGACCTCGCGTTCGACGGCCTCCCAGTCGACGTCGAGGTGGACGAGCGTCCCATCGAGATCGTAGACGACGGCGTCGTAGTCGGTCACGGTGGCTGATACGAGCGGCGAGCGAATAGTGACTTCGGTCCTCGGGTAGATGCCGGCGCGACGTGCGGGCCGCCGCGATCGAGCGTCGGCCGCCCCTTCCCACGGCGTCATACGGATTGCTGTGA includes:
- a CDS encoding DUF5822 domain-containing protein, translated to MPEPVETTNPDGVDYGWVMQVTFVTTIIVGAPIVTLLSTTADLPTWGARAEFAVRVGAVVWLVVALSVFAYAKRHQSD
- a CDS encoding HAD family hydrolase, producing MTDYDAVVYDLDGTLVHLDVDWEAVEREVRGVYHAADLEPPGNGLWDMLEAASELDVADDVEAAIAEYERAGARRSRRLPRADELPDRETQIGVCSLNCEAACRIALDEHDLTDGVDVVVGRDTVSNQKPHPEPLLKAVAELDVAPDRTLFIGDSATDERTADRAGVAFEYVGDGPSGV